From Micromonospora echinaurantiaca:
AGCTGACCCCGGACGTACGCCGGCTGCTGCTCGCCGTCGCCGCCGGGGTGCCGCTGCCGGTCGACCTGCTCGGCCCGCTGCTCGGGCGTACCCCCGAGGAGGTGGACGGCCTGGTCGCGGCGACCCGGGCGGCCGGCCTGCTCGGCGCGGACGGCCGGCTCGCGCCGATCGTGCGCCGGGCGGTGGCCGCGCTGAGCCCGGCCACCGACCGCACCGCGGTGTGGCGCCGGCTCACCGAGGTGCAGCTCGCCCGCGGCGGGCCGGTGCTCCCGCTGGTCCGTTCGCTGCTCGCGGCCGGCGTGGCGGCCGACTGCCCGGCCCCCACGTTGGCGGCCGCAGCCGAGGAGGCGCTGGCCGGCGAGCCGGCGCTGGCCGCGGAGCTGTTCGCGGCCGCCGCGGCCGCGGGTCGGCCGGTGACGGTCCGGCAGGCGGCCGCCGCCGCGCTCGCCGGCGACCTGGACGCCGCCCTGCGGCTGGCCGATCGGCTGCTGGACACGGCCATGCCGGCCGAGCGCGCCGAGGCGGCGACGGTCGCCGCCACGGCGCTCGCGCACCGCGGCCAGCTCGGCCGCAGCGTGGAGCTGTACCGCTGGTCGGGCGGCGCCTCGGCGACGGCGTTCGCGGCCGTCGGCGCGCTCGCCGCCGGTCAGCCGGACGACCGCCCGGACGCCGTCGGGCCGGCCCCCGACGGGCCGCCCACCCTGCACGCCAGCGCGGCCCGGCTGATGGCCGACGGGATCGCCGCCAGCGTCGACGGCCCGCCGACCGCCGCGCTCTCCACCCTGGTGCAGGCGGCCGCGCTGCTCGAACCGGCCGGCCGGGCGGTGCTGCTGCCGGACAGCCCGGCCGCGCTCGCCGCGCTGACCGCGCTGCACTGCGGCGAGCTGGAGATCGGCGAACGGGTGCTCGACCGCGCCGTGGCCGCCGGCACCGGCGGGCCGCTGCTGGCTCGGCGGCACCGGCTGCTGCAGGCCTGGATCGCGATGGTCCGCGGCCGTACGGTGCTCGCCGCCGACCGGCTCGCGTCGGTGACCGGTGGCCGGCCGCTGGAGTCGCGGGACCTGCTCTTCGCCACCGCGCTCGAACTCGGCATCGCCCGGCGCAACAGCGACCTCGGCGCCCTCCAGCGGGGCTGGGGGCACGCGCTGGAGGCGCTGGTCCGCCACCCGGTCGACCTGTTCACCCTGCTGCCCCTCGGTGAGCTGGCGATCGCCGGCGCGCGCCTGGGCGACCTGGCGCGCCTGGCGCCGTACCTGCGTGAGGCCCGGCTGCTGCTGGCCCGGCTCGGCGACCCGCCACTGTGGAGCGCGCCGCTGCACTGGAGCGGGCTGCACGCGGCGATCCTCACCGAGGAGCCGGCGGCCGCCGACGACCACGTGGCCGCGCTGCTCGCCGCCGCCGGCCACAGCCGGTACGCCGCCGTGGTCGCGGCAGCGGCCGCGAGCTGGGTGGAGGTGCTGCGCGGCGTCGTCGACCCGGTCCGGGTGGAGGCGGCCGCCCGCGGGCTGCACGACGCCGGCCTGTGCTGGGACGGCGCCCGGCTCGCCGGGCAGGCGGCGATCCGCACCTCGGACCGGCGGGCGATGACCGCGCTGCTGGACTGCGCCCGGATGTTGCAGGGACGGCCGGCCGGCGCCAAGGGCGCACCGCGGGCCGAGGACGCCGAGGCCATCGCCAGCCCCGCACCGCACCGGCTCAGCGACCGGGAGCGCGAGGTGGGCGAACTGGTGGTGGCCGGGCTGACCTACCGCGAGATCGGCGACCGGCTGTTCATCTCCGCCAAGACGGTCGAGCACCACGTGGCCCGGATGCGCGCCCGGCTCAACTGCGCCAACCGGGCCGAACTGCTCGCGCTGCTGCGGACGCTGCTGGCCGACCGCTCGGGCGACGCGTCCGGCCGGCCCTGGCCGGAGAGGCCGACGCCGTGAACCGCGCCGACGCGGTGCGCCCCGCCGACGCCGTGAGCCGTGCCGACCCGGTGAGCCCTGCCGACGCCGTGAGCCGTGCCGGCGCCGTGGGTCGCGCCGGCGGGGTGGACCGTGCGGCTGCGCTGGCCTGGCCCGGCGATCCCCGGATCCGCCGGCAGCTCGCCGCGCTCGCCGTCGTGCTCCTCGCCCTCTGGTCGTACGCCGCCTTCCTGACCGGCCGGGACGCCGCCGACCTGCTCCGGGTGCGGGCGCTCGCGGAGACCGTCGGGCAGCCCACCGACCAGCTGATCCTCGATCTGCAGGTCGAACGCCGGATCAGCGCGGCGGCGATCGCCGGGGACGACCGGGCCCGTGCCGCGCTGACCGGCGTACGGGCGGACACCGACCACTCCGCCGGCGTCCTGCGGGCGGCCGCCGACGGTGTCGACCTCCGGTTGGTCACCGCCGGTGCCGTCCGGGACCGGGTCGACGACCTGCTCGGACGGCTGGCCGGGCTGCCCGGGCTGCGCGCCGAGGCGGACGTCGGCCGGGCCGCCGCGGTGGCCGGCTACCACGGCCTGATCGACGCCGCCTTCGCCGTGTACGGCCCGGAGTGGGGGGCACGGGAGAGCACCCTGGCCGCCGAGACCCGCGCGGTGATCGGGCTGGCCCGGGCCCGCGAGCTGCTCGCCCGGGAGGACACCCTGGTCACCGCCGCGCTGGCCAACGGCTGGCTCACCGCCGACGACCGGCTCCGGCTGACCGAACTGGTCAGCACCCACCGCCACGTCCGGGCCGAGGCGACCGCCGGGCTCTCCGTCGCCGACCGGAACGACCACCGTGCCCTGGTGGAGGGGCCGGGCTTCACCGCGTTGCTCTCGCTGGAGGATCGGCTGCTGCGCGCCGGTGAGGACGGGCCGGTGCCCACCGGCGAGCAGTGGCGCGCGGCGGTCGACCCGGCCCTGGCCGGGCTGCACCGGCTGGTGACGTCCGCCGCCCGGGGCAGCGTCGAGCGGGCCACCCCGGGCGCGGCGCTGGTGGTCACCCGGACTGGCGTGGTGCTGGGCCTCGGCCTGGTCGCGGTGCTCGTCGTGCTGGTCGGCTGGGTGGGCACCGTCCGCCGGCTGGCCGCTGCCGCCGGCGCCCCCGCGTCGCCCCGGCCGGGCGTGCCGACCGGCGACCCGGACCGCCGCAACGGCGCCCTCGCCGGGCCCGACCCGTCGACCGCCGGGTTCGCCGGCCACCTGGTCGGTCCCGCCGCGGCGGCACCGTCCACTAGGGACATC
This genomic window contains:
- a CDS encoding LuxR family transcriptional regulator; this translates as MSSVAGSRLVLDPGPRALLDAVGRDPDAPLTLGVTGPGGHGRSAYLRELGRIYREAGTTVLEGAPVAAETVDPAAVLLVDDAHLLDDARLRALHALVVARRHRLVVGYRPWPRPAALVELADALRRDGQLVLLTPFAREQTAAYLAAADLGRRSDLVDFVHTQTGGVPRDVERLVRGLRGHGGGVPAEPSRQVVLEFAPDLEELTPDVRRLLLAVAAGVPLPVDLLGPLLGRTPEEVDGLVAATRAAGLLGADGRLAPIVRRAVAALSPATDRTAVWRRLTEVQLARGGPVLPLVRSLLAAGVAADCPAPTLAAAAEEALAGEPALAAELFAAAAAAGRPVTVRQAAAAALAGDLDAALRLADRLLDTAMPAERAEAATVAATALAHRGQLGRSVELYRWSGGASATAFAAVGALAAGQPDDRPDAVGPAPDGPPTLHASAARLMADGIAASVDGPPTAALSTLVQAAALLEPAGRAVLLPDSPAALAALTALHCGELEIGERVLDRAVAAGTGGPLLARRHRLLQAWIAMVRGRTVLAADRLASVTGGRPLESRDLLFATALELGIARRNSDLGALQRGWGHALEALVRHPVDLFTLLPLGELAIAGARLGDLARLAPYLREARLLLARLGDPPLWSAPLHWSGLHAAILTEEPAAADDHVAALLAAAGHSRYAAVVAAAAASWVEVLRGVVDPVRVEAAARGLHDAGLCWDGARLAGQAAIRTSDRRAMTALLDCARMLQGRPAGAKGAPRAEDAEAIASPAPHRLSDREREVGELVVAGLTYREIGDRLFISAKTVEHHVARMRARLNCANRAELLALLRTLLADRSGDASGRPWPERPTP
- a CDS encoding sensor histidine kinase codes for the protein MNRADAVRPADAVSRADPVSPADAVSRAGAVGRAGGVDRAAALAWPGDPRIRRQLAALAVVLLALWSYAAFLTGRDAADLLRVRALAETVGQPTDQLILDLQVERRISAAAIAGDDRARAALTGVRADTDHSAGVLRAAADGVDLRLVTAGAVRDRVDDLLGRLAGLPGLRAEADVGRAAAVAGYHGLIDAAFAVYGPEWGARESTLAAETRAVIGLARARELLAREDTLVTAALANGWLTADDRLRLTELVSTHRHVRAEATAGLSVADRNDHRALVEGPGFTALLSLEDRLLRAGEDGPVPTGEQWRAAVDPALAGLHRLVTSAARGSVERATPGAALVVTRTGVVLGLGLVAVLVVLVGWVGTVRRLAAAAGAPASPRPGVPTGDPDRRNGALAGPDPSTAGFAGHLVGPAAAAPSTRDIVDRRPPEVAVRHGGTAVTEAIRPAPGAGEPALRELFVRLTQRNQVLLRDQLTLLDALERRERSAAEAAELFRLDHLATRIRRNVEKVVTLAGGTPARRWRRPVPLLDVARGAVAEVADYQRVLVAAHWPWTLAGPAVTDLVHLLAELIENALVCSPASSTVRVAAEAAAPGCAVLVTDDGPGLDAAALAELNRLLAAPPPGGPPAGQAGLYAAALLATRHGVRVSLRPGPRGGTTAVVWLPAGLVAPTSPDGVPAATADEPTRVGGVPAGVGGRPGGLAGAPAGAGGLPAGPDGGPDGGPERPPARSGGPGDSGGLPVRDRRPGSVRPGPGTIGSDTVEMPVPRAPRGR